The Labrus mixtus chromosome 14, fLabMix1.1, whole genome shotgun sequence nucleotide sequence GCGTAATGCGTCACTAAACACACTGGACTGttacaaaaagacaaagttaaATCTGCTTATGCTTCTCAGGCGATAAAGCTAAAGTGGTCAGATGTGGACATAGCTGCAGAAATGTGCGCTTACATGACAGTAAAACACACTTTGTTGGAAACAGTGCTGTTTTACGACATGTGTTTAACATACTTTTACAGCTACTTTGTATGATTTAAATGAAGATTGTATTGTGTTGTGAAGAAACCTTAGTAACAAACAGAACTTGACTTAAAAGACTGCGATGTAGATTAAGGTGATAAAAGAAACTTGAAGAAACTCACCcactgactttatttttttatgacttaATTGTGAttgactttctgtctgttttgtgtatgaaaatgtaaaatataaactttattgtGAATTACTGGAAACTGTTGATGAAACTGataaatgcaaaacaacatACCATTTGGTTGAATGGAAGGCAGTTAGTGTAGCGGTCATGATCGGTGTATGTAAAAATTCTGTGATTTCTTCTGCCCTTTGACCTCTTCAGGGCCTTGACCTCTGTGTGGTACTGACGGTCCAGAGGGGTCTGACATGCTGCCTCATTCTGGAAAAGTTCCATCTCATACTGGGCgcacatacagagacaaagagaggatgGTGAGTTGTAAGGCTTCTTCAATAGGACACAGAGATataaattcaaaatgtgtgCACTTTTAAACTAAATGAAATCTATCAGTATAGTTTGCTTTGTGATACAAGTTCTACCTGACTgaagagtttctcctgccagcccacCTCCAGCTCCTCTTCATTATCACCTAGTGACAGAGAAACAACGTTACTAAAATGTGATTTGAAGGAAACATCCACCCTAAAACATGCATACATGTTGTACTGAAGTTAGACACTACGTCCATTCCTGTAACAGTGTTGTTTTCAATGATATAAGTACTTTCTGTGGacagcaaataaacaaaaacaacacaaaataataaataaataaataatattttatatacTAAGTACTTCTTGTTACCTGCCAGCAATAGTTCATCTGCAAACAAAACTCAGTAGGTTCTGACAAGTTTGAAAGTCAAGcaatgaaatgtagaaattacAATTGactgaatttaatttatttatttaatagggacaatgcaatttaacataatttcaatacaaagcatgaaactgatgtgctgcataaagagttaATAGATATTggtaatttccaactcgtgtccccagttgggcctttgtgtaaacaaacagattaaaatgtacaacattcagttacataaaaacccaaaacacgatatgaggatacattaaaatacatctacaacaatacaaatgctatgaaccagtttaaaataaagtttgaagatacTAATTAAAAGTGGGTTGAGCCAGCATTACACCTGTTTggaaaaagattttaagtccAATGATTACAAGCAATCAACCAGAGGAGATTTACAGTTAAAGAAAACTGTGCAACATGTCTACAAAAGGTAAAATAACTTGTTATTATTCATCCATTACCATCAGGATAAATGTacctgtgtgactttttgaggTGAGGGTCTCCAGCTCaatgtctcctctgtctctctgggaCAGAACCTGCTGCTGAAGGTGCTGAGAGAGGGCAGCTGTAGAGGTCACCCTCTCTATACGGACCCTAAAGTtaggaaacaaaaaacatcttgttGAATTCACGTGTGCTGATATTAAAGTAAATTCCTTCACTAAACCAGGTAACACGGCAGCAGACAGTAAATCAATCCAACATCAGTTACTTACTTTATTCTTAAGTTTTTAACAGCATCCCGGGACCGAAACACAGCTTCCCCGGTGTCCGTGTTCCAACAGTCTGCCATTAATAtttagatgtttgttttaatgttagCCAGCATTAGCGATCAGCTCTACAGTAAACACATTAGTCCCTGTCGACTTTAAACGAgaataaattattataaaataatccCTAGCAGCGTTTGCAGATGAGAATTGCTGTCAGAAAAGAAAGCGCGAATGTTATAAGTAAAAGCTACCAAAGGAAGATAACAATTCAAGCACAAAGCACGGCTTAAAGATAGTTGTCGTTGCCATAGAAATATGGgtagttcttcttcttttatttatatctttGGCGGTTTGATAACCATCTTTCATGAGCATTACCGCCCCCTACCGGCGCAGTCTAAAAGAGCCAAAGTCTCTTTACTAATATTACAGAGTGTATAGTCTATGACTCAGATAAACCAATTATTTCTACTTAATAATATTAATTGGAGTAATACTTGACCTAATGAatcaataataacattttaatatatacatatatatatgttttatttatttttatttttatatatatatatattggagTAATACTTCACTTAATGAAtcaataataacattttttatatgttttaatttttttaattttgatatatatatatatatatatatatatatatacgtttTAATCTTATTATTGATCCATTAAGTCTCAACTAGCTGGAAGGTAATATACtcatgtaacttttttttcacattgttcGATGATGCACTAAATATCAAAATATTAAACTAGGAATTacagtcagatttattttgttgaaaGAGTGTTTGGTAAAAAGCTTTCAGGTCGAAAGCTCCTTCTGGAATAATTCACCTGTTCATATCAgatccattttttttactttgtttgtttaacaATGATTTGTCTTCTTTCCCCTTGTTTATCAAAGCCCTCAACACTAAGCTGTaaagtttatgtgtgtgtgtttgtgtatgagtgtgtaggtacaagTGAGTGTGTAGTGTAGATGTGTAGCTGTACCTGCAGTTGTTCACCACTGTTCTTAATTTTCACATATTTATGTTTTAGTTATTTACTATGTATGGaatttaataattatttaactGGATATGTTTTACTGATTAATTAATatactttgatgttttgttaCTGCATCAGAGCACCGTGAAGTCCAAAGAAAATGTCCTACTGGTACAATAAAGTTACTCTTATCTCATCTTGTATTATTATATCTTTCTCAGTGAAGGGGTGTTCTAACATTTTAACACTAACACTGTcactgtttatttgtatttgtatttacttATAATAATATGTTCCGCTCATATTCTTACTTTGATATTGCTGGCCTCTTTGTCCATCATTTGGTTGTAATGTTTTTCATCcactacttttatttttttattttttattatttatttttttatattcaggtctaattacagattttttcctcaactgtttataggttcttgtttaaatctcacataaatattttttgtccctgcacgggttatgtacatttcttgtataattttatttttacttactttttttttttttttgcacagtttaagtttgtttcatctagaggtattctttaaatctttttttcaggttaatatatatgtatggagGGGGGGCAtcagttttgtggtttaatttgtaagaaatgtcatgtacgtctttgtaacctgctactggatgctttgaatttccctcgggatcaataaagtatctatctatctatctatctatctatctatctatctatctatctatctatctatctatctatctgtctgtctgtctatctatctatctgtctgtctatctatctatctatctatctgtctatctatctttgtttgattttagtgggtttctttttgttgtctttttctgtgctatttaaacactttatctttttttttaaatgttcttttcttttttaattgttgtacattttcttctgttgggACCCGCTTAAAATCGAGATATTACATTTCcaaattttacatttacatttcttatcctaattaataaataaataaataaataaacaaacaaataaataaataaataaatagataaataaatgaatgaataaatgaatgaatgaataaataagtaaataaacaaatgaatgaatgaatgaatgaataaataaataaataaataaataaataaacgaatgaatgaatgaatgaacgaataaataaatgaataaatgaatgaatgaatgaataaataaatgaatgatgactgaataaatgaatgaatgaatgaatgaatgaatgaatgaatgaataaatgaatgaatgaatgaatgaatgaatgaatgaatgaataaatgaataaatgaatgaatggataaataaataaatgaataaatgaatgaatggataaataaataaatgaataaatgaatgaataaataaataaataaataaataaataaataaataaatgaataaataaataaataaataaataaatgaatgactgaatgactgaataaatgaattactgaataaataaataaataaataaatgaatgataaaTAAACATGTGGTGGCGGTAACGATCAGTTATGTTTGCAGTGAGTcgtcaaataaaaaaacgaagaagaagaagaagaaggaggaggcggaggaccAGTCGCCGACATCTCGGAGCCAATCACACCACTGGCGGGTCTCTGGTTGTTATGCTGACCTGTCACAGTGTTTCTGTAAAACATTATAACGTTTCTAAAGCCACATCATGGCGTCGTTTGTGACCGAAGTGCTCGCCAGCTCTGGGAAACTGGAGAAAGAGGATCTGTCCTGCAAAATAAGCAAAATGTCGCGGAAGGTGGAGGACGCAAAGGTAACCCAGCAGCTAGCATAACATGAGCTAACTATGCTAAGCAAAGTTTGAACTAGCCGTTAGCCGTTAGCTGACTAGAAAGAGCATGAAACTTAACTCTCCCTTTACAAAACGTAAGTCTTAAAATCTCCACCAAATAAAAGTGAtattaaaagtaattaaaagcCAATATCAGTGTGGTTTATCCATCTATTTAATTACAGTTTGTTATGTTTAGAGAGACTTATATTAACATGTAGTTCAGATACTTAAGGTGACAACGTGGCTGTTGTTTATTCAGTACAAAACAACAATACTTTCATTTATTCCACTGATACCAGCTTTATCTTGCTTTTTGCTATTAGGATGGACTTATTTTACATCAGATTTACAGGTATGGGGGGGGTTATGGTATACATAAGCCAGAAGACTAAGCAGCTGGGCTTAAAATAAAGTGCTGGACTTTGTAAAAAGTTATCTTAAACTTTCTTTATGCATTTATTCACAGGAAGAAGTATGTGACATGATAAACAAGAGGTACAGTGACTTCCTACCTAGTCTGCAGGGATCTGAAGACTTAATGAAGCAGGTCGATGAGGTCTCCAAAGAAATGGATATCCTTAAAAACTGCATTGaaactgaggtgtgtgtgtgtgtgtgtgtgtgtgtgtgtgtgtgtgtaaaaagtaAAGCTGATCAGATTGTGTTCAGTTCTGCCttgaaacatgttgtgtttgtgtatcggATCACAGGTTCAGCAGAACATCCACGTGGCTGTAGATGAATATGCAAAGctgaagcagcagctggagaaaaaTACGATCATAATAACGATGCTCGGACACCTGAAAGAGGTAAAACATGTTTGGTAAATGTCTAGCTCTCGAAATtgtacagaaagaaaaacagaggatCAATAATAActatatttgaatgtttcagtGACTGATTGtgattgtatttcttatttgaatatttggttttagtatttgtatatttctgatattaggcATCTACAGACTTGCTCCAACAATATTTAGTTGTTCTTGTACAGTGACAGTAaacatatcttatcttatcttcatCCTCTGTGCGTCTCAGTTTCATAGTGCCAAAGAGGACTTCAACAAAGCTTTACTGGACAAGAAGTATGTTGATGCTGCCAACCACCTGGAGAGGGTAAGGGCTTCTGATGTCACATTCACACTATGACACACCTGTAATGTAAATTGAGGCTGGGAAAATAATCTAAACTTTTTTTACAcactatttttttatatttactagAAGTTAAAGAAGTTTAGATTATTTCCACAAAGTGATGTATCTGTACGCTTTCAATTAGCAGTGTCAACAAGCTTTGATACAGTAAAAATAAGCACCTCATTCTTCTAGAACGTGACCATGGGCATGCGCCATGTGAATACCTGTTTATAGTACATCTTTGTGGGTCTACTGTCTATTAACATAAAAACGGGTTTGAAAATGTGTCACAGGCAAGAGCTAGTGTGGATTCACTGAAGGGCTGGAAGACATCTCAGCTGCCCTTGCTCAGCGCTCTCAGCTCTGAGCTCACGGTGCAGAGAGAAAACTTGATTTACCACCTGGGAGATGAATGGAAGAGCCTCGTTATCTGGAAATTGCCATCCTCGAAGGGTAAGACTTTCTCGGAAGGAAACCAGCATAAATGCATTAAAAGTTTGTCCTTGTCACTCAAAACTCACAGATTATTATCAGATATCTATCCCTCCCTTGGTGAAAAATTACATCATTTAGTATTCATATCATATATCATCTGGTATTTTACTAGTTtgcatttcctttatttttttcttaaaaaccaAGAAAGTGAGCTTGATTCATTAGTTGTGACTGTTGGATTTTTACCACCAGAGCCAGCAGGTCTGAAGTCTTTCCTGAAGGTAGAGCTGAACCTGACCTATGGTAGCAGCAAGGATGGAGAACCAACACCTCCAGCTCTGTTGCGCTGTGTCCTGCAAGCTCTGGCCATCCAGGGAGACCTTCAGCACAAGATCAAACTCTTCAGTAAGAACAATGACGAACACACGGCAATGTCCTGATTAAGTTTTCATACCTTAAAGAGACTTTGAGTTCTTGGAACCGCCTGCTTCATAGCAGTCCTTGTTGTCGTTCTTCAGGTCAGGTGCTGTTAAAGACCATGCTGAAACCACTGGTGGTGTACCCATCACTGTCAGTGAGGGTAACAGAGCAGCAGGGGGAGGGCACCATCCTGGCTTTACAGTGTCTGGAGGAGAGCCAAGAAGAGAGATCGGCGCCTTCACAGGTCTACAGCAAACTGCTCCTGGTGCTCAAGACGCTGCACTCACACCTGCTGGGtatatttaacatttcactGTTTAACTGCCTAATTAAGACTCCATGGGTCTTAAGCTGACACCAAAGTCAGCAGGTTTACAATTTTAAACAGAGTTAAACAGTAAGATTTATAATaattgaatgtgtgtttatatctaTTTCTCTCCTGCTGTAAGATAACATGAGATGGCTCAAAGCAGCTTACATGCTTTTTCTCCCCAGATGTGTCTATTGGTGATAAAAAACTCTCAGCCATCTTGGGAGAACTGATTTGGGAGGACATTTCCAAGTGCATCATCCATGAGTGTCTGCTCTACTCCATCCCCACCAACAGCAGCCAGCTGGAGAAATACAACACTGTATGGAGATGACAGCACTTTGTATAGTATACAAACATCTGCCAACTGTTCTAGCTGATTATGAAGTCTTTGTGGCATTACTTTCATTTATAAGATTATTTAGCGGctaaatcttttgttttttatttgtgttaaagGTGATCAAGGAAACGGAGGAGTTTGAGAAGTCTCTGAAGGAGATGGAGTTTCTGCAGGGTGATTCCACAGACCTGCTCAAATATGCCAGGG carries:
- the zw10 gene encoding centromere/kinetochore protein zw10 homolog, with amino-acid sequence MASFVTEVLASSGKLEKEDLSCKISKMSRKVEDAKEEVCDMINKRYSDFLPSLQGSEDLMKQVDEVSKEMDILKNCIETEVQQNIHVAVDEYAKLKQQLEKNTIIITMLGHLKEFHSAKEDFNKALLDKKYVDAANHLERARASVDSLKGWKTSQLPLLSALSSELTVQRENLIYHLGDEWKSLVIWKLPSSKEPAGLKSFLKVELNLTYGSSKDGEPTPPALLRCVLQALAIQGDLQHKIKLFSQVLLKTMLKPLVVYPSLSVRVTEQQGEGTILALQCLEESQEERSAPSQVYSKLLLVLKTLHSHLLDVSIGDKKLSAILGELIWEDISKCIIHECLLYSIPTNSSQLEKYNTVIKETEEFEKSLKEMEFLQGDSTDLLKYARDVNCHFASKKCKDVIVAARKLMTSKMHNTVKITPDYKMRLPKLPAPASEVKVKQETRQEETTIENSKQLSPWSLSLPACRISESVQQLMELALNTLCEAVGSSTQCALQLFFTVRNIFQLFYDVVPTYHKENLLKFPHLAAIQHNNCMYLAHHLLTLGHHFRAHLPQPLSEGVATFVDMVPGFRKLGAQCFLAQMNVQRAELLERLSTAHNFSNLDDEDNYIAASKAVRQVIHQLKQLGTVWQDVLPVGIYCKAVGNLLNTAITEVISKIMMLEDISSEDGEHLHTLCQTIIEECPLVFIPLAEEKKNKKYQEEVPLYVKKWGTFKELVIVLRANLQEIVDRWADSKGPLALEFSSSEVKNLIRALFQNTERRAVALTKIK